DNA from Polyangiaceae bacterium:
GGCAACATGCTGGCCAAGCGTGACACGCACTTCTTGGTCAGCGCGCAGGCCGTGTTCTTGCCCATTCCCAAGAAGGGCAAAGCCGAGTTCAACCCAGTGCTCTTCAACTACCAGTCGGCCCCCGGCTCACCGGCAGTGCTGGCAATCCTCGTCACTCGCCAGGGCACGAGCATGACGGTCGTCGAGAACCGTCCCGAAGAGAGTGTCGTGAATGGAGTGGGTCAAGAGTTGTACTTCAACAACGAAGGGCAGCGTGCTGCCTTCACCGCGGAGCGCAAGAGTGACGTCAAGCGCCGCATCGCCGCCCAAGGCGGCCCCAAGAGCGGCGACGACAAGAGTGCCCTCGCGCGAGGAGCCGACGCCTTGTTCCTGATTCAGGTCCCCCTGAAGCACAAGAACCGCGGCTTCCTTGGCGGCTTGGGCGGAGCCGTCGACGCGGACATGGAGATGGCGGCTGGCTCCGCCGCCCCTGCCCCGGCCATGAAATCCGCCGAGAGTCGCCCGCGAAGCGACGTGGAGCAGGCAGTGCTGGGCCATGGCAAGAACCGCGGTCCCTTCGAAGAAGGCGCAGGACTGGAGCTGGTCCGAGATGACCGCTTCCCCATTCGCATCACGGTTCAGTTCTACAAGGCGACGAGCAATGGCGTCGTCGACGACAAGGATCTGGACGGCATCGCTCGTAGTATCGGCGGCGTGTACGAGCATGCTGACTTCGTGGGCTCCCTGGTGATTCCGGCGGGTGATCCACGACGCCCCACGGAGTGGCAGAAGATCCCGGGCGAGTGGTTCCCGTGGTGAAGCGCGTCAGCATCCGGTGCTGACGATAGGCTGAAACGGCATTGCATCGCGCCGCAGAAGGCGGCGCCAAGGGGACGGGCTTTCGCTGCTCTAGACGGGCGCCCAGCCCTCGGCCTATAGGGATAGGGCCCCTGGCGCTTGTTCCGCGATGTCTGGCACGACCCTGCTAATCGTCATCACCGCCGTACTCGTTTTGGCGGGCGCCTTCGAGCTTTTGGCGCACCGGCGCAAGCTCCGCAGGATTCGCATTCGCGTGCACGTCAACGGCACGCGAGGCAAGTCGAGCGTCACGCGCCTGATCGCGTCCGCGCTGCGGGAATCGGGCCTGGTCACCTGTGCCAAGACCACCGGAACCCTGGCGCGGTTCATCTTGCCCGACGGGCGCGAGCTGCCCATCTTTCGTCCCTCTGGTGCCAATATCATCGAGCAGAAGCGGATCGTCGCGGCGGCCGCTGCGCAGGGTGCCGAGGCCTTGGTGCTGGAATGCATGGCCCTCGCTCCGGAGCTGATCGCCCTGTGCGAACTCGAATTGGTCCGCGCGACCCACGGCGTCATCACCAACGCACGCCCAGATCATCTGGACGTGATGGGCCCTGGAGAAGCCGACGTGGCCCGTGCCCTCTGCGGCATGGTCCCCGTCAAGGGCAAGATGTTCACCGCGGAGCAAAAGCAAATCGCGGTGATCGAATCGGCAGCCCGTGACCGAGGTTCTGCCTTGGTCGCCATCGACGACGACGCCATTGCCGCGGTCACCCCAGAAGAACTCGAGGGCTTCAGCTACACCGAGCACCCCGACAACGTGGCGTTGGCTCTCGCCGTGTGCGACGACTTGGGTATCGCACGCGACGTTGCCTTGCGCGGAATGCACAAGACGCCCCCGGATCCCGGCGCACTCACCTCCTTCGAGCTCGCCTTCTTTGGTCGACAAATCGTGTTCGTCAACGGCTTCGCAGCCAACGACCCGGTCAGCACCCAGCAGTTGTGGAACCTGGCGATTTCCCGCCATGGCGAACTGAAGGCCCGTATCGCCGTTTTCAACTGCCGAGCCGACCGCCCGGACCGATCGCTGCAACTGGGCGCGGACGTCGCGAGTTGGCAACCGGCGGACAAGATCGTGCTGATGGGCACCGGGACCTACCTGTTCGCGCGGGCCGCCATTCGCGCTGGAGTCGACGCGGGCAGCTTCGTTTTCGCTGAAGATGTGGACGTGGAAGAGCTTTTCGAGCAGATCGTGTCCTTGGTGGATTCCTCGGCATTGGTGATGGGCATGGGCAACATCGGCGGCGACGGCTTGCCGCTCACGCGATACTTCCGCAACCGATCGGTCCCCACCTCATGATCGAGCTACTTCCCCTTTCCGTGGGCATTGGTCTGGCCGTGAGTTTGCTCTTCACGGAGATGTTCGGCATCGCCGCTGGCGGCATGATCGTGCCCGGCTACCTGGCGCTCTCCCTGAGTCGCCCGATGGACGTGCTCCTGACCGTGCTGGCCGGTTTCGCCACCTTCGCCGTCGTGCACACGCTGTCGTCCTTCGTGATCGTCTATGGCCGGCGTCGCACCGTGTTGATGATCCTGATCGGCTACCTGGTGGGCATGGCGCTGCGCTGGGGCACCGGCAGCCTAGGTGCTCACGGCGTGGAAATCGAAGTCATCGGCTTCATCATTCCCGGGCTCATCGCCATCTGGCTCGACCGGCAGGGCATCGTGGAAACCTTGGCTGCGCTGGTCACCGCCTCGGTGGTGGTTCGCCTGATCCTCGTCGTCGTCGTAGGTGCGGAGGTCTCGGGATGAAGCGCGTCTACTGGCGCCCACCGGGAGTGTCGCGCTCCGCGTTGGCCATGATTGCCCTGGCGGCGATCGCTGCTTTGGTCGTGGTGGAGCGCTTTCCCGTCGTGCGCAAACAGGCCTACTACGCCGAAAAGATGCGAGCGGCACGGCTCTCCTACGACGCCATGCGCGCCGTCAAGGCCGAACGCGTCAAGCGCGGCCTGGTGATGGATGCGGAGTCCGACCCGCACCAGACGGGGCTGATCGGCTTTCCGATCACGCCCATCACTTCCAACACTGGCTACATCAGCGCCAAACGCGCCAGCACCAATCCCAACTTCGCGGCAGTCATCCTGCACTACCTGAAACGGGCAGGCGTGGAACACGGTGATCGGGTCGCCGTCGGCGTCTCGGGTTCCTTCCCGGCCTTGTCCATTTCCGCCTACGCCGCGCTGCAAGTCTTGGAGGCGCAGCCGCTCGTAGTCGCCAGCGTCTCGGGCTCCGAGTGGGGTGCCAACGACCCTGCCTACACTTGGCTCGACATGGAGCGCACGCTCTACGACGAGAAGCTCTTTTCCCACCGCAGCCTGGCTGCGTCTCGCGGCGGTATCGACGATCGCGGCATGGGCATGAGCAAGGACGGACGCGCCCTGATCGATGCTGCCATCGCGCGCAACAACGTCGAGCGCATCGACAGCACGTCCTTGGTCGATGCGATCGAGCGGCGCATGGCCATCTACGACGCTCGCGCCGGTGACAAGCCCATCAAAGCCTACATCAACGTCGGTGGTGGCTCGGCGTCGGTCGGCACCCACGTGGGCAAGAAGCAGTTTCGTCCGGGTCTGAATCTGGAGCCGCCGCGCGGCGAGGGCATCGTCGATTCGGTCATGCTGCGCTTTGCCGAACGGGGCATCCCAGTGGTGCACGTCAGCAACATCGCCGAAATCGCCAAGAGCAACGGCCTGAAGGCAGACTCCGACGCCAACCCGCGCATCGGCGAGGGCTCGGTGTTCATCAAGGCCGAGCCCAATCGCATTCTCGCCGGCATCGGCGTGGGTCTCATCCTGATGGTGATGCTGGCGTTCATTCGCCTGGACGTGGGGCTGCGCATCCTGCGCACGCGCAAGAAGGAAGGCGTCAAGCAGCCGCAGCAGATGGTGTGAGCTGCTGGTTTTGGTCTCGACGCGCGGCGCCGCGGCTTGGCGCCTCCCGCACTGGGCAGCGCGGTCGCCGGCCGCGGCTCACCGCCATGCCTCGCCGTATCAAGCCTGGGCGCGCGTCATGCCCGCGCGCTGCGACCCCGACTTTTCCGGCAAGGAGCGGTGCAAGATTGCAGGAGGCGCCACGCCATGCGTGCGGAAGGCGGACAGCACGCGTCGGGTCACGTCGGTCTCGAACGCTTTCTCGTACTTGGTGTCCAGCACGTAGGCCTTGCCGATCATCTGCAGGGCCACGTACTCGTTCTGGATGACCTGCTTCATCACGACGACCACGGGCTTCTCCAGAAAGACGTAGCGACTGGTCAGGATGCCCTCGGTGATGAGGCGCTCGGCCAAGTCGATGTCTTGATCCATGCCCACGTAAAAGACGATGGGCACCATCATGTCCAACGCGCCGTAGTTGCCGCAGCTGGTCACGTCCGTCAGGATCTTGTTGTTCGGAATGGTCACGGTGTTGTCGTCCAGGGTCTGCATGCGAACCGACCGCAGCCCAATGGCGACGATGTCGCCGTACTCCCCGGCGTACTGAACGCGGTCCCCGACCTGAAAGGGTCGATCGAACATGATGGTCACGCCCGCGATCATGGCCGCGACCAGGTCTCGCATCGCAAACCCGACAGCGACGGCAAAAGTGCCACCGATCAACGTCAGCACCGTCTGATTGAGCTGAAACGAGAGTCCAATCACCACGAAGCCCGTGGCGAAGTAGACGAAGAACCGGGTGAAGCTCTCGATCTTGCTGAACAGCAGCCGACGATGGGCGAATCGGTTGCTCAAGCGGGTGACGATGCCCGACAAGAACCGCAGCGCCACCGCGGCAGCGATGATGACCAAGGTGGAGACTGCGACTCCACTCCAACGGACGAAGCTGACGATCTGCGAGACGTCGGGCGGCTCCTGCGCCGAGGCAACTGCGGGAGCGAGAGAGCTGAGAGCGAAGGTCGCGAGGGCAGCTCGGCGTGAGGTCGTGCGAGGCATGGGTCTCAGGTTCCTCCGGATAGCAGGTGTCTTCGTTGCAGCACGCGGGTAATGGCACGGAGCCAGGTCCAAGCCACGCGGTAGCGACCCTCGGTCTGCTCCAGGTAGCCACGGAAGGATGCGTAGCGCAGCGTGTCGTGCACTTGCCGCGACGGGAGCATGGTGGCGACGACGATGTCGTCGGGGAGGGCCAGCTCCAGCTGCACCACCGCCCGAAGCACGAACAGAGACGCGTCGGGGAGGCTCTCGATATCCGCCGTGTTGGGAGCGTTGAACAGCTGCACCCGCACGTCGCCGTCATGGTCCACGCGCAAGGATTCACGCCAAAAGTGCACGGCAATCGCCGGATTGCCAGCCGCGTAGTCCCACAGCAGGCGATAGTAGCTGACTTCAGTCCGCGCCAGTTGCTCCCGGCGCAAGTCCTCGTCGTCCTCTTCTTCCCCCACCAGGTCGTCGAACAGCGGTGTGATCCCCGCGCGCTCGCTGCGCAGCTTCAGCAAGGCCGCGATGTTCTCTTCTCGCCAAGGGACGACGTGAATGACTTCGTCGAACACGGGTCGCGTTCCCCGCGCGCGCTCCACGTACTGCCAAATGACGGCGCCAAGGCAAAACACCCAGGTCGTGCGATCACTGGAGTCCCGCGCCAGGGCCACGATGCGATCGAAGTCGTCCAGGCCCCCGATGGTGGGGCGCACCAAGCGATGCGCGTCGTCAATCAACAGCGCACTGTCCTCGCCACGCTGCGCGAGGGCGTCCCGCAGTGCGTCCTCGGATGCGTCCGCATCCAAACCCAGGGCGCGGCGCAGCTCGCGAGCCAAGGGCGCAGCCCCCCCCACGGGACAACCCACGCGCACGCTACTCGGCTTGTCGCGCAGGATGCGGTCGAGCAACATGCTCTTGCCCAGGCCGCGCTCGCCAACGACGGCGAAGACGCCGCCGCCAGGCGCGTCGATGGCGGCGGCAATGGACGCGATCTCGGCATCGCCCACGCCGGGAACAGGCGTATCCATCCCTTCCTGGGGACCCAGGGAGGCGTAGAGCGCCTCGGGAAGTGGGTCGGTCTGACGTTTGCCGTGCTCGCGGGCCTGCTTGGCCACTTCTCGGCGGAACAAGTAGGCGAGCACGCGGCGGGTCATCTCGAAAGTGCTGACGTAGGTTCGCGCCGTCCGCGCAACCCCTTGGCCGATCAGGTACACGCCGCCAGCTGCCGCCGCCGGGAAGCGTTTCCAGCCAGCCCTCTGTCCCAGCACCCACTGGACGAAAACGCTCTTTTTCCTTGCAGCGCCCAGGCGTTCAAACACGACGGGCTGCCACCAACGAATGATCACGAGCGCGATGGGAATGGCCAGGAACCAAAACGTCGAGAGCACCCAGGAGTAGATGGTGCCTTGCCCCACCAGATGCGTGGTCAGCGACAGGAACAGCCCCACAGTGACGATCACGCGCCCGACGAGGCGCAGCGACTGGTAGCGCAACTGGTCGGTACTGCGCCGTCCACCCCGCCCATCGCCCTCGGCAAAGCCCACGTCGATGACGTGAACGATGATGTTTCCGCCCAGAGTCCAGCCCAGCACGATCCACAGCATCTGCACGGCGTACAAGCCGCTCACTGCTGGCCCCGCCAAGGCCACCGTGCCCCAGACGAAGGCAAGCCAGGCCGCCGGTCCGTGCGCGCGCTCCAACAGGCTCACGGCCCGCTCCGCATAGATCACGACCCGTCGGCTGCGGTTTTCCTGGCGCAGGGATTCCGTGCGCTCACGCAGCGCGGCGATGAGCGAGGGCGCACGACGCCGCCACCAGAGGAACACTGCCAAAAGCGCGAGAAGCTTGAGGACCGAGAGCGTGGCAACGACTTCCCCCGTGCGGTCCCCTTCTCTGTGCCGCAGACCGCGAATCCAATTCCAGGATGCCTGCGCTTGAAAGCGGGTGACCAAGGAGACTTGCCGCAGCTCGGCGCGAGCTTGATCGATACCCGAGGTATTGAAGCCGGTAAGGGCCGCACGCTTGTCGTCCGTCAGATGCGGGTAGAGCGCGAGCCGATCCCGATTGAGGGACTCCACCTGCTCGAGCAATGAGCTGGCCCGAGCCCAACGCATCTTGCTCTCGCGGATCTGCAGTTTCTGCTCTTGTGTCTCGAGCTCGCGCCGCAGAGCATCGATCGCGGTTCGGTCCACCGTCGCGCCCGCCGTGTCCAGGCGATCCGGGCCCGCCCGGGGCAGTTCCGAACTCGTCAAGCTGTCGAGCGCGCCCGCCAGCTCGTCGCGCGCGCTGCGCAGACTCTTGCGCAGCTCCTCGTAGAGCGTGTCCGCTTCTTCCGCAGTCGTCTTGCCAGCGATTCGCTCGCTGACGACACCACTCACTCGCCGGCGCCAAGCCAGAGCCTCTTCTGCGCGCTTGGCGGTCCGCTCCTCGGACTTGCCGAGGCTCGCTTCGAAACGTGCTTGCGCCTCTTTCACCCCGAGCAGGCGCGCTTGTTCCTCGGCCAACAGCCGTGCGGCCTCACTTCGTGCACGCTTGGCTTCCTCCAAAGCCTTCTGTTTTGCGATGGCCGCTGCCTCAGCCCGCTGCTGCGCCTGGTCGACCGTAGCGCCCTGCTTCGCCACCTCGCCACGACGTCGTTGGTGCTCTTCCAGGATCTTCTTCCGCTCAGGAGCGGAGAGGGACAGGAACACCAGCCGCGCGGCGTCCAGTTCGATGCGCGCGTCATAGAGCGTCTGAGCACGAGCATCGAGCCTGGGCTCAGGGGCTGGGGCCTGGGCATCCGGGGTGTCACCCTTGCGCGGCTTGGGTGCTGCCGGAGTGCGACCCTTGATCGTGCGTGCGTCTGCAGCGGCGTCGGTCCCCGCGTCCGCCGAACTCAGGCGCTCGTGTGTCAGCGCGCGCAGTCGTGCGACCTCCACAGCGACCGCACGGGCGTTCCCCAAGGGAGTGTCGAACAAGCTCTGCGGCTCCACACTCGGATCCAGCGAGCCTGCCAACAGAGCGCGCACTTGCCGAGCGCGCTGCCGCAGCGTGGCAACCTCTGGGTCGACACTGGCGGCGGCGTCGGCACCTGCATCACTGATGCCAGCGTCCAGCGCACCGCCATCCCGCCCATGAGCCATGGTCGTGAGCGCGGCAACGGCAAGGAGCACCCCACAAGCGAGCTCGAGACGACGGCGCCTCGGTCCTTCGCGACGGTCACGGGAGCAAGTCAAGACGCCTAGCGGTTTACGGCAAGGAAGCAGCCAGACGCAACCGCCCGTCGGTTCCATCCCGGGTTTCGTGCGGAAACCTGCGGCGCGCGCGGGACTGCGTGGCGAACACGCCCGCGAAGCGGGTTCGATCCCACGAAAACGTGGCGCCGCGGCCGCGCTCCACGGACAAGGTGGCACTAGCCGGCGCCCGGACTGCATGATAGCAACCGCGCAATGCTGGGCAGCGCCTCCATCCTGGATTGGGGAGTGTTCCTGGGCGTCGTGCTCGGCACCATCCTACTGGACGTGGCGGTGTTCGGTCGCAAGACCCACCGTGTCTCGTTTCGCGAAGCCAGCATCCGCAGCGTGGTCTGGATCACGGTCTCGCTGCTCTTCGCGGGGTGGATCTACCACCGACTCGGCGCGGAGAAGTCGGTCAGCTACGTCGTGGCGTATCTGGTCGAGAAGTCGCTCTCCGTCGACAACCTCTTCGTCTTCCTCGTCATCTTCACCTACTTCCGCGTGAAGGAAGAGCACCAGCACCGCATCTTGTTCTGGGGCGTGTTCGGCGCGGTGGTCATGCGCGCCCTGTTCATCTTGGCCGGCACGGCACTACTGCAACGCTTCCACTTCACGATGTACCTGTTTGGGGCGTTCCTGGTCTTCACTGGGCTCAAGCTCGCCTTCAAGAAGGACGATTCCGTCGACCCGGAAAGCAGCTTGGCATTGCGGATTGCGCGCAAGTACCTGCGCACCACCGAGAAACTCGAGGGAGACCGCTTCTTCGTGATTCGGGACGGAGCACGCTTCGCGACGCCGCTGTTCCTGGTGCTCATCGTCGTGGAGTTCACCGACGTGGTCTTCGCCGTCGACAGTGTTCCAGCGGTGTTGGCCATCTCCGATGATCTGTTCGTGGTCTACACCTCGAACATCTTTGCGATCATGGGGCTGCGCGCCCTGTATTTCATGCTCAGCGGCATGATGAGCCGCTTCCACTACCTCGACATCGGCCTCTCGGTGATCTTGGTATTCATTGGCGTGAAGATGCTCGGGGCCAACTGGTTCAAGGTTCCCAATTTCGTCAGTTTGGGGGTCATCGCCGGTGTGCTCACCTTGGCTGTCGTCGTCTCCTTGCTCAAGCCCGCGAAGCACGACGAAGCGCCAAACAGCGCGTCTTGAGGCCCCATGGAATTGACCGGTAAACGCCGCGCCGGCATTTTGGCGCACCTCACTTCCCTTCCCGGGCCCCACGGCCACGGTGACCTGGGCCCCAGCGCCTTCGCCTTCGCGGACTTCCTGCACGCGGCGGGGCAGACCGTGTGGCAAATGCTCCCGGTCAGCCCGCCCGGCTTCGGGGGCTCGCCCTACGATAGCCCCAGCACCATCGCGGGCAGCGCCTGGCTCGTCAGTCTCGACGTATTGAAGCGCGATGGATTGCTCACAGCTCGAGAGCTTGCGACCCCCAAAGCCCTGGCAGGGCGCGAGCGGCTCCTGGCCAGCCAAGCATTTCGTGAGGAGCGACTACGCAGAGCGCACGCCCGCTACCTGACGCGCCGCACGAAGGCCGAACAGCGTCGCTTCGATCAGTTCGTCCAAGCCCAAGACGCCTGGCTTCGGGATCACAGTCTCTTCGCCGCGCTCAAGCTCGCCCACGGCGGCGCGCCATGGACCGAGTGGGATGCAGCCCTGAGAACTCGCAACCCGGCGGCCTTGCGCCGCGCCCAGGCCGCGCACGACAGCGAGGTGGCCTACCGTCACTGGGTGCAGTTCGAGTTCGATGCGCAGTGGCGAAATCTGGCTGAGTACTGCCGCGAGCGTGGCATCCTGCTGTTGGGGGACGTGCCCATGTTCGTGGCCCACGACGGAGCGGACACCTGGGCACACCAAGCCCTGTTCCGACTCGATCGCCAAGGCCGACGCAAGGTGCTCGCCGGCGTGCCGCCAGACGCCTTCAGTGACGAGGGCCAGCTTTGGGGAAACCCGGTCTACGACTGGCCCGCCATGCAACGGGACGGTTTCGAGTGGTGGGTCACGCGATTCAGTCGCGGACTTCAACTGTTCGATGCTCTGCGCTTGGATCACTTCATTGGATTTCGGCGCTGCTACGAGGTGGCCGCGGACGCGAAAGACGCGCGCGTGGGCCAGTTTCGCCGCGTGCCGGGCGAGGCCTTGTTCGACCGTTTGCGAGAGCGCCTCGGGGGCTTGCCGTTCTTGGCTGAGGATCTCGGCATCGTCACGGACGAAGTCGTACGCCTGCGCCGGCACTTGGAGTTGCCAGGCATGCGCGTGCTGCAGTTCGCGTTCGGCGATCCGGCGGGTAGCGACTATCTGCCCCACCGCTTCGAAACCCAGACCGCCGTCTACACCGGCACGCACGACAACGACACGACCCGGGGGTGGTATCGCACCCTGGCGCGGACCGACGAAGGCAAGCAGGAAAAGCGCCGCGTGGACGCATACGTGGGTCCGAGCCCGGAACCCATCGAGCAGAAGCTGATGCGCGCGGCGTATGCCTCGGTCGCCGCCCTGGCCATCGTGCCGCTGCAGGACGTCCTGGGCCTCGGCAACAGCGCACGGATGAACGTGCCCGGCACCTCGAAGGGCAACTGGCAGTGGCGCTGCGAGCGACGCGATCTTTCCCCCGCCCGAGCCGCCCGCCTGAAGTCCCTCGCCCGCACCTACGAACGCGTCTAGCGCAAGCGCTCAGTCTTTGGCGTCTTCGCCGTCGGTGACGAGCTCCAGACGGGGGCTGGTCGTCTTCGTCGCTGTGCTGGGCTTCTGACGAGGGCGAAGGGGAATTGCCTCGGTCTCGGGTGGCGCGCCGCGCACCAAGAGCGGAACGGGCTCGTGGCTGGCACGGTCCGCGGGCGGAATGGACGCGGGCGCGCCCGCCCATTCCGAAAGCGCCTCGCTCAGCTCTCGGGCGCTCGCCGGGCGTCGCGCCGGATTCTTGGAGAGGCAGTTGAGCACCAGCTGATCGAGCTCCTTGGGCAGCGCTCGGTCCGAAGCGCGCATGGGCATCGGAGGGCGCGAGATCACCTGAGTCATCACCTCTGCTGGCGTACTTCCTCGAAAGGGCGGCTTGCCCGTCATCAATTCGTAGAGCAACGCCCCCACTGCGTAGATGTCCGCCCGATGGTCGACTGGGCGCAGACGGATCTGCTCGGGAGCCATGTAGCTGGGCGTGCCGAACACCCGAGCGTCGTCCTGGGTGTCTTCGAAGAGCAGTCGCTTGGCGATGCCGAAATCCAGCACCTTGATGATGGGGCGGTCGGGCTCCGGATGAACGACCATCACGTTGGCCGGTTTCAGATCGCGATGCACGATCTTCTCCGAGTGAGCCGCCTCCAGCGCACTGAGTACTTGGAGTGCCAGTTCACAAGCGTATGCAGGGCCCACTGCCCCGCGCGCATCGATCACTTGCCTGAGGGTCTCGCCTTCGCACAGCTCCATCACCATGAAGGGCACGCTGCCGTGACGCCCCAAGTCGAACACCCTCACCACATTGGGGTGATGAATGGAGCTGGCGGAACGCGCTTCGTGAACGAAGCGCTCCACTACGCCGTCGTCGGCGGCCAGAGGTTCGTGGAGCATCTTGAGAGCGACCGCCCCAAAGAGCTGGCTCTCCGCGGCATACACCTTGGCTGCAGCGCCTTGACCAATCAGGCGCAGAAGTCGATACCTGCCTCCAATGGGAGCCGAGTCCACCGCCTGGGATGGTAGCGCACGTTCGTCCGATTTCTCGTGCTAAGAGTCGGGGGGACGAAAGGGCAGTCTGCATGGCATTTCGCGCGGCATTCATCAGCGGAGCTTCGAGCGGCCTGGGCCACGCCATCGCCCGAGCGCTGGCAGCCCAGGGCACGCGCGTCGTGCTCGCAGCGCGGCGCCGGGAACAGCTGGAGCAGTTGCGCGACGACATCGTTGGGGCGGGCGGCGGCGCAGACGTCTGCGTTCTGGACGTCGCGAACGCAACCGCGGTCACGGCAGCAGTGCAGGAATGGGACGAGCGCAGCGGCGGCTTCGACCTCGTGATTGCCAATGCGGGGGTCGGCGGCACCGGCCCCGCACACGAGCTGCGCTGGTCCACGGTCGAGAAGATGCTGCGGGTGAACGTCGATGGCGCCTTGGCCACGCTGGTGGCGGCGATCCCGGGAATGACGTCACGCGGCGTCGGAACCTTGGCAGCGGTGACGAGTCTCGCCGGCCTGCGTGGGCTCCCGGCCAGCGCGACCTACTCGGCCAGCAAGGCGGCGGTCAGCACGTTCCTGGAATCCATCCGCGCCGATCTGCACGGCCACGGGCTGCGAGTGTGCGACATTCAACCTGGCTTCGTCGACACACCTCTGACGCAGCAGAACCGATTCCACATGCCCTTCATGATCAGTGCGGACGATGCCGCCGCGGCTGTCGTGCAGGGACTGTCCCGTGGTTCGGCCATCATCTCTTTCCCGTGGCAGCTGTCGATGGCGATGCGTATCGCGGAAAACATGCCGAATCCGCTGTGGAACGCCCTGGCGCGACGAAGCTCGTTTTCGGGGTAGGATGGGCGCCGCGGGACCCTCTCTTCGATGAATCTCCTCCGGGGTTGGCTCGTCTCATTGCTGATGCGGCCGCTTGTGTGCGCAGGCGCCGTGGTCCTGCTCAGTACGCCGCGTACCTGGGCGCAGCCCGCGCCCCCAGCGCCAGCGCCCCCGCCCGCTGGCGACACTCCGCCATTGGCGCCCGATACGTGGGGAGCCGGTGCCCCGACGGAGCCCCCCGTGTCCCCGCCGAACTCACCCGCCGAGCCCAGTCTACCGAGTCCCGAAGACGTGGGCCTGCGCAGACCAGTAGGACCGAAGGAACAACCGACGCGCCTTGGGGAAACCGGGTTGCGCTACGTGCTCGAGGGAGTGGAA
Protein-coding regions in this window:
- the pgsB gene encoding poly-gamma-glutamate synthase PgsB, with amino-acid sequence MSGTTLLIVITAVLVLAGAFELLAHRRKLRRIRIRVHVNGTRGKSSVTRLIASALRESGLVTCAKTTGTLARFILPDGRELPIFRPSGANIIEQKRIVAAAAAQGAEALVLECMALAPELIALCELELVRATHGVITNARPDHLDVMGPGEADVARALCGMVPVKGKMFTAEQKQIAVIESAARDRGSALVAIDDDAIAAVTPEELEGFSYTEHPDNVALALAVCDDLGIARDVALRGMHKTPPDPGALTSFELAFFGRQIVFVNGFAANDPVSTQQLWNLAISRHGELKARIAVFNCRADRPDRSLQLGADVASWQPADKIVLMGTGTYLFARAAIRAGVDAGSFVFAEDVDVEELFEQIVSLVDSSALVMGMGNIGGDGLPLTRYFRNRSVPTS
- the pgsC gene encoding poly-gamma-glutamate biosynthesis protein PgsC, producing the protein MIELLPLSVGIGLAVSLLFTEMFGIAAGGMIVPGYLALSLSRPMDVLLTVLAGFATFAVVHTLSSFVIVYGRRRTVLMILIGYLVGMALRWGTGSLGAHGVEIEVIGFIIPGLIAIWLDRQGIVETLAALVTASVVVRLILVVVVGAEVSG
- the pgsW gene encoding poly-gamma-glutamate system protein — encoded protein: MKRVYWRPPGVSRSALAMIALAAIAALVVVERFPVVRKQAYYAEKMRAARLSYDAMRAVKAERVKRGLVMDAESDPHQTGLIGFPITPITSNTGYISAKRASTNPNFAAVILHYLKRAGVEHGDRVAVGVSGSFPALSISAYAALQVLEAQPLVVASVSGSEWGANDPAYTWLDMERTLYDEKLFSHRSLAASRGGIDDRGMGMSKDGRALIDAAIARNNVERIDSTSLVDAIERRMAIYDARAGDKPIKAYINVGGGSASVGTHVGKKQFRPGLNLEPPRGEGIVDSVMLRFAERGIPVVHVSNIAEIAKSNGLKADSDANPRIGEGSVFIKAEPNRILAGIGVGLILMVMLAFIRLDVGLRILRTRKKEGVKQPQQMV
- a CDS encoding mechanosensitive ion channel, which encodes MPRTTSRRAALATFALSSLAPAVASAQEPPDVSQIVSFVRWSGVAVSTLVIIAAAVALRFLSGIVTRLSNRFAHRRLLFSKIESFTRFFVYFATGFVVIGLSFQLNQTVLTLIGGTFAVAVGFAMRDLVAAMIAGVTIMFDRPFQVGDRVQYAGEYGDIVAIGLRSVRMQTLDDNTVTIPNNKILTDVTSCGNYGALDMMVPIVFYVGMDQDIDLAERLITEGILTSRYVFLEKPVVVVMKQVIQNEYVALQMIGKAYVLDTKYEKAFETDVTRRVLSAFRTHGVAPPAILHRSLPEKSGSQRAGMTRAQA
- a CDS encoding AAA family ATPase, coding for MTCSRDRREGPRRRRLELACGVLLAVAALTTMAHGRDGGALDAGISDAGADAAASVDPEVATLRQRARQVRALLAGSLDPSVEPQSLFDTPLGNARAVAVEVARLRALTHERLSSADAGTDAAADARTIKGRTPAAPKPRKGDTPDAQAPAPEPRLDARAQTLYDARIELDAARLVFLSLSAPERKKILEEHQRRRGEVAKQGATVDQAQQRAEAAAIAKQKALEEAKRARSEAARLLAEEQARLLGVKEAQARFEASLGKSEERTAKRAEEALAWRRRVSGVVSERIAGKTTAEEADTLYEELRKSLRSARDELAGALDSLTSSELPRAGPDRLDTAGATVDRTAIDALRRELETQEQKLQIRESKMRWARASSLLEQVESLNRDRLALYPHLTDDKRAALTGFNTSGIDQARAELRQVSLVTRFQAQASWNWIRGLRHREGDRTGEVVATLSVLKLLALLAVFLWWRRRAPSLIAALRERTESLRQENRSRRVVIYAERAVSLLERAHGPAAWLAFVWGTVALAGPAVSGLYAVQMLWIVLGWTLGGNIIVHVIDVGFAEGDGRGGRRSTDQLRYQSLRLVGRVIVTVGLFLSLTTHLVGQGTIYSWVLSTFWFLAIPIALVIIRWWQPVVFERLGAARKKSVFVQWVLGQRAGWKRFPAAAAGGVYLIGQGVARTARTYVSTFEMTRRVLAYLFRREVAKQAREHGKRQTDPLPEALYASLGPQEGMDTPVPGVGDAEIASIAAAIDAPGGGVFAVVGERGLGKSMLLDRILRDKPSSVRVGCPVGGAAPLARELRRALGLDADASEDALRDALAQRGEDSALLIDDAHRLVRPTIGGLDDFDRIVALARDSSDRTTWVFCLGAVIWQYVERARGTRPVFDEVIHVVPWREENIAALLKLRSERAGITPLFDDLVGEEEDDEDLRREQLARTEVSYYRLLWDYAAGNPAIAVHFWRESLRVDHDGDVRVQLFNAPNTADIESLPDASLFVLRAVVQLELALPDDIVVATMLPSRQVHDTLRYASFRGYLEQTEGRYRVAWTWLRAITRVLQRRHLLSGGT
- a CDS encoding TerC family protein, whose protein sequence is MLGSASILDWGVFLGVVLGTILLDVAVFGRKTHRVSFREASIRSVVWITVSLLFAGWIYHRLGAEKSVSYVVAYLVEKSLSVDNLFVFLVIFTYFRVKEEHQHRILFWGVFGAVVMRALFILAGTALLQRFHFTMYLFGAFLVFTGLKLAFKKDDSVDPESSLALRIARKYLRTTEKLEGDRFFVIRDGARFATPLFLVLIVVEFTDVVFAVDSVPAVLAISDDLFVVYTSNIFAIMGLRALYFMLSGMMSRFHYLDIGLSVILVFIGVKMLGANWFKVPNFVSLGVIAGVLTLAVVVSLLKPAKHDEAPNSAS